From the Perca flavescens isolate YP-PL-M2 chromosome 21, PFLA_1.0, whole genome shotgun sequence genome, one window contains:
- the LOC114548133 gene encoding 5-hydroxytryptamine receptor 3A isoform X2: protein MPHIVSCRSCSTCSVSLRSALYHNVRLMIGFYRTVGIFSSLMWNLSLNEKDQKFLSYIWIDMYWKDDNISWNRDEFCGIKEIHLPAEKVWKPDLTIEEMDDMLVVSTCTMEVYSFPFDYQSCTLSLKSIIHSDRHIMLEAGAESELTTMWSKEMMRTQSEWLFIDMKIDNKTADNFGINQSMLVYTINMKRRSALYVANFLVPILFFFCLDLASFLISDSGGEKLGFKVTVLLAVTVMQLLLNEILPSSSERIPLIAVYCIGMFGLMMLSLMETILVMHLMEKDSKDQSLSEDCGDKPGKVSFHNCCRDVKKLTPFCHIGDVFSGETPSGLLPVAKEDSSRHLTEESHASDELSEAVKALTLLLSNREEERMPGYWTRVAKTINKVFFIFYVIAASMFLLCLFFIW, encoded by the exons ATGCCACATATTGTATCCTGTCGGAGTTGTTCCACCTGCTCAGTGTCTTTGAGGTCGGCGTTGTACCATAATGTGAGGCTGATGATAGGCTTCTACAGGACAGTTGGTATTTTCTCATCGTTGATGTGGAACCTTTCGTTG AATGAGAAGGACCAGAAATTTCTTTCTTACATTTGGATTGATATG TATTGGAAGGATGACAACATTTCTTGGAATCGAGATGAATTCTGTGGTATAAAGGAAATTCATCTTCCTGCTGAAAAAGTGTGGAAGCCAGATCTAACTATTGAAGAGAT GGATGACATGTTGGTGGTCAGCACCTGCACGATGGAAGTTTACAGTTTTCCCTTCGACTATCAGAGCTGTACCCTCTCTTTAAAGTCTATCATACACTCTG ACAGGCATATAATGCTTGAAGCGGGAGCTGAATCTGAATTGACCACAATGTGGTCTAAGGAGATGATGCGGACCCAGTCCGAGTGGCTGTTTATCGACATGAAAATcgacaacaaaactgcagacaattTTGGCATAAACCAAAGCATGTTGGTTTACACT ATCAACATGAAGAGGCGGTCTGCACTTTACGTGGCTAACTTCTTGGTACCCatcctgttcttcttttgtCTGGACTTGGCCTCATTCCTGATCTCGGACAGCGGGGGGGAGAAGCTCGGCTTCAAGGTCACTGTGCTGCTTGCTGTCACTGTGATGCAGCTTCTTCTCAATGAGATCCTGCCTTCCTCGTCAGAGAGGATTCCTCTTATAG CGGTCTACTGCATTGGGATGTTTGGATTGATGATGCTAAGCCTAATGGAGACGATTTTGGTGATGCATCTAATGGAAAAAGACTCTAAAGACCAAAGCCTGAGTGAGGACTGTGGGGACAAACCGGGCAAAGTCAGCTTCCACAACTGTTGTAGAG ATGTTAAGAAATTGACTCCCTTCTGTCATATCGGTGATGTGTTTTCTGGTGAAACGCCATCTGGACTGCTGCCGGTGGCCAAAGAG GATAGCAGCCGCCATCTGACGGAGGAGTCCCATGCCTCAGATGAGCTAAGTGAGGCGGTGAAGGCTCTGACTCTGCTCCTCAGCaacagggaggaagagaggatgCCCGGCTACTGGACCAGAGTGGCTAAAACAATCAACAaagttttcttcattttctatGTCATAGCTGCCAGTATGTTTTTactctgtttgtttttcatttggtaA
- the LOC114548133 gene encoding 5-hydroxytryptamine receptor 3A isoform X3 → MYWKDDNISWNRDEFCGIKEIHLPAEKVWKPDLTIEEMTEKDKALPSPYLLIKSNGMIIRRDDMLVVSTCTMEVYSFPFDYQSCTLSLKSIIHSDRHIMLEAGAESELTTMWSKEMMRTQSEWLFIDMKIDNKTADNFGINQSMLVYTINMKRRSALYVANFLVPILFFFCLDLASFLISDSGGEKLGFKVTVLLAVTVMQLLLNEILPSSSERIPLIAVYCIGMFGLMMLSLMETILVMHLMEKDSKDQSLSEDCGDKPGKVSFHNCCRDVKKLTPFCHIGDVFSGETPSGLLPVAKEDSSRHLTEESHASDELSEAVKALTLLLSNREEERMPGYWTRVAKTINKVFFIFYVIAASMFLLCLFFIW, encoded by the exons ATG TATTGGAAGGATGACAACATTTCTTGGAATCGAGATGAATTCTGTGGTATAAAGGAAATTCATCTTCCTGCTGAAAAAGTGTGGAAGCCAGATCTAACTATTGAAGAGAT GACAGAAAAGGACAAGGCCCTTCCGAGTCCATATCTCCTCATTAAATCGAACGGTATGATCATTCGCAGGGATGACATGTTGGTGGTCAGCACCTGCACGATGGAAGTTTACAGTTTTCCCTTCGACTATCAGAGCTGTACCCTCTCTTTAAAGTCTATCATACACTCTG ACAGGCATATAATGCTTGAAGCGGGAGCTGAATCTGAATTGACCACAATGTGGTCTAAGGAGATGATGCGGACCCAGTCCGAGTGGCTGTTTATCGACATGAAAATcgacaacaaaactgcagacaattTTGGCATAAACCAAAGCATGTTGGTTTACACT ATCAACATGAAGAGGCGGTCTGCACTTTACGTGGCTAACTTCTTGGTACCCatcctgttcttcttttgtCTGGACTTGGCCTCATTCCTGATCTCGGACAGCGGGGGGGAGAAGCTCGGCTTCAAGGTCACTGTGCTGCTTGCTGTCACTGTGATGCAGCTTCTTCTCAATGAGATCCTGCCTTCCTCGTCAGAGAGGATTCCTCTTATAG CGGTCTACTGCATTGGGATGTTTGGATTGATGATGCTAAGCCTAATGGAGACGATTTTGGTGATGCATCTAATGGAAAAAGACTCTAAAGACCAAAGCCTGAGTGAGGACTGTGGGGACAAACCGGGCAAAGTCAGCTTCCACAACTGTTGTAGAG ATGTTAAGAAATTGACTCCCTTCTGTCATATCGGTGATGTGTTTTCTGGTGAAACGCCATCTGGACTGCTGCCGGTGGCCAAAGAG GATAGCAGCCGCCATCTGACGGAGGAGTCCCATGCCTCAGATGAGCTAAGTGAGGCGGTGAAGGCTCTGACTCTGCTCCTCAGCaacagggaggaagagaggatgCCCGGCTACTGGACCAGAGTGGCTAAAACAATCAACAaagttttcttcattttctatGTCATAGCTGCCAGTATGTTTTTactctgtttgtttttcatttggtaA
- the LOC114548133 gene encoding 5-hydroxytryptamine receptor 3A isoform X1: MPHIVSCRSCSTCSVSLRSALYHNVRLMIGFYRTVGIFSSLMWNLSLNEKDQKFLSYIWIDMYWKDDNISWNRDEFCGIKEIHLPAEKVWKPDLTIEEMTEKDKALPSPYLLIKSNGMIIRRDDMLVVSTCTMEVYSFPFDYQSCTLSLKSIIHSDRHIMLEAGAESELTTMWSKEMMRTQSEWLFIDMKIDNKTADNFGINQSMLVYTINMKRRSALYVANFLVPILFFFCLDLASFLISDSGGEKLGFKVTVLLAVTVMQLLLNEILPSSSERIPLIAVYCIGMFGLMMLSLMETILVMHLMEKDSKDQSLSEDCGDKPGKVSFHNCCRDVKKLTPFCHIGDVFSGETPSGLLPVAKEDSSRHLTEESHASDELSEAVKALTLLLSNREEERMPGYWTRVAKTINKVFFIFYVIAASMFLLCLFFIW, translated from the exons ATGCCACATATTGTATCCTGTCGGAGTTGTTCCACCTGCTCAGTGTCTTTGAGGTCGGCGTTGTACCATAATGTGAGGCTGATGATAGGCTTCTACAGGACAGTTGGTATTTTCTCATCGTTGATGTGGAACCTTTCGTTG AATGAGAAGGACCAGAAATTTCTTTCTTACATTTGGATTGATATG TATTGGAAGGATGACAACATTTCTTGGAATCGAGATGAATTCTGTGGTATAAAGGAAATTCATCTTCCTGCTGAAAAAGTGTGGAAGCCAGATCTAACTATTGAAGAGAT GACAGAAAAGGACAAGGCCCTTCCGAGTCCATATCTCCTCATTAAATCGAACGGTATGATCATTCGCAGGGATGACATGTTGGTGGTCAGCACCTGCACGATGGAAGTTTACAGTTTTCCCTTCGACTATCAGAGCTGTACCCTCTCTTTAAAGTCTATCATACACTCTG ACAGGCATATAATGCTTGAAGCGGGAGCTGAATCTGAATTGACCACAATGTGGTCTAAGGAGATGATGCGGACCCAGTCCGAGTGGCTGTTTATCGACATGAAAATcgacaacaaaactgcagacaattTTGGCATAAACCAAAGCATGTTGGTTTACACT ATCAACATGAAGAGGCGGTCTGCACTTTACGTGGCTAACTTCTTGGTACCCatcctgttcttcttttgtCTGGACTTGGCCTCATTCCTGATCTCGGACAGCGGGGGGGAGAAGCTCGGCTTCAAGGTCACTGTGCTGCTTGCTGTCACTGTGATGCAGCTTCTTCTCAATGAGATCCTGCCTTCCTCGTCAGAGAGGATTCCTCTTATAG CGGTCTACTGCATTGGGATGTTTGGATTGATGATGCTAAGCCTAATGGAGACGATTTTGGTGATGCATCTAATGGAAAAAGACTCTAAAGACCAAAGCCTGAGTGAGGACTGTGGGGACAAACCGGGCAAAGTCAGCTTCCACAACTGTTGTAGAG ATGTTAAGAAATTGACTCCCTTCTGTCATATCGGTGATGTGTTTTCTGGTGAAACGCCATCTGGACTGCTGCCGGTGGCCAAAGAG GATAGCAGCCGCCATCTGACGGAGGAGTCCCATGCCTCAGATGAGCTAAGTGAGGCGGTGAAGGCTCTGACTCTGCTCCTCAGCaacagggaggaagagaggatgCCCGGCTACTGGACCAGAGTGGCTAAAACAATCAACAaagttttcttcattttctatGTCATAGCTGCCAGTATGTTTTTactctgtttgtttttcatttggtaA